The Silene latifolia isolate original U9 population chromosome X, ASM4854445v1, whole genome shotgun sequence genome contains the following window.
TGAATAATTGCAGCACTATATGATTTACGGTCTTTAAGTTTGCCAGATAGGGTTTTTTCTGATGATCGGCTGattaaaaagaagaaaaaagaaaactaATTTTTCTGGGTATATTGTTAGGGTCAGCTCAAGTAGAGCAGGTTAGTGCTTCCAGAACTGCTGTGTCATCTAAACTTTCAAGTATTAATCAAACTCAGCCCACAAGTACTACAGAGAATGTGACTGCTGACACAAGAATTAAGGAGACAAAGGTAGCTCTACCTCCAGCTGAAGGTTCCCTTGGTAACAAAGCTACTGATATACCCACTCCTGACTCAGAAACTAAGCAGACAAAGGGAGCTATACCTGAAGGGTTCTTTGATAACAAAGATGCTGATTTACGGGCACGTGGCATTGAACCTGTGAAACCTAATGTCAAGTGAGTTCCATTTATCCAACTTGTAACTCACAATCTTAGTTTAAGTGGAGATATATATGCTACTCGTTAACGTTTTGGTCAAATTCTTTGGAATAATCTTGACATGCTTATTAATTATTTAGTTCTTATGTACTTGAAAGGCAAGTTAAGTTTTTTGGCTTAAAAATTTATTGATACTTTTCAGGTTCAAAATAAATGTTTTCGTGGTGAGAAGTGATGTTTGTATTTCAGTTTGTAATTTTATCCAATAGGCTGTGCTTTCTTTTTTGCTTTTTAATGGATGCTTCTTCATTTACCTAATTGTCATTATGTTGTTGACTGATAATCTAATAACCATTATCAGAGATGAGTACAAAGAATTTGAGAAATTGATCCAAGAGGACTTGATGGAGGTCGACAACCGTTTTGAAGAAGAGGAGGTTAGCATCTTCACTTGCCTTCGCCATTTTCGTTCATGCTATCTGTTTAGTTCTTTGTCTGTATTGTTTTTGTTGGGTTCACCTACCAACCCGTACATCCTCATCAAGGACCTTAACAACTTCACTCTAATGCCTCCTCGTGTTGGCAGCGCAAGGGGGTTAGATGTATACAACCTTTCTCGTGTATTGAGAACACAAAGAGGTTATTTCCCAATGACATTATTGCAGATTGTATCACTTCGTAGTATATAGTACATGAAGCACTGGTAATCTACCGAGTCATTTTGCTTTTCTTATCATATTTCAAAGCCAAAGAATCCTCTTTGGTTTATTGGAATGGAAACACCATTCTTTCAACACCATTGAGGAAATTAGTTTTGCGGTTTTGCCAACTGTTGGGCTTGACTGCTTGAGTCTACAGCGTGTGGATTTCTTCTTAATCATTTCTTACTTGCCTTCTGTGACATATCTGTATGCTTGCAGATTGATGCAGCAGAgcaaatagaggaagaagaaacTAGAGAGCAAAGGTAGGTGAATGTTTGAACCTCGTCCCTCCATCTCAGTAAATAATCCCTTtgaggttgttttttttttttttttttatcattttcttTTGTATAAAATGGTCAAATGAGGCTtaatgaaatggaggaagtattacaTAAGACTCCGTAAATGTTAAGTTCCTTAAAACTGTTTCTCATCCTTTTGTTCTTTCACTCCAGAGCCTTAATAGAGAGACTGGAGAAGTACAAGAGCATTAAAATGGAATTAATTGCTGCTAGATCTAGAAAAGCTGATAGAGCGTCTGATATTTCACAATCGAAATCCGTCCAAGAAGATGAATCCTCAAGTGAAGACGACGATGAAGATGATAGGAGTTTTGCAGTTGACTGGAGAGCAAAACATATCTGAAAGATTTATATCTACTGAAGGATCTTGAAACGGACAAATTAAGCCATTTGATGCGGCAAGACAAGGGTAATGTTCAACACAGAAATTGCAAGCAATTCATCAATGAGTCCTTTCTTTTAAAGGGAGCCATAATCATAATAGAATTTTGTTGATGGCCGGTTTTTAACTCGAGTCATATGTACGACCACTTTTGACTTTACTAACCGAACTAGAGGACATGTACGGCTTATTGATGAGTTAAGAGTATATATTGGCAGGTTCTTTATTGACATCTCTGGTTGTTTCTGAGGCAGAAAATATTGCTTCCGCTGGAAAAGTAGATCGACAGTCAAGTTTACATTGTACTTTCAAAGTTGTCCCACTTCATCCATTAAAAACAGCTCTTTGTTGTCATCCCACTTCATTTTCGTCGTTGTGGATAACTGTGGTCCATCATTTGTGTTTTCTTCTTGTCATCTCAAAAGATTACCACCGTTGTAGGTGGCCTAAGGCACCCGTCAAGCCATACCATCATTTATCCGTAACTTAAGTCAAGCTATGTTCAACGACGAGCTAGTTGCGTCTGTCTTTGGAAACCGTATAAACATTCCAAAGAAAAAGATACTGGTAACATAACCAAATACATTCCTGTATGCTGATTATATTTGTTGTGATTGCTTTCTATAAACACACATCTTGATTGCTTTCTATAAACATATGAGATTATGAGATTTTAATTGTTTGGTAAAAAAGATTACAGTATGCACACAATCAATAGATCACAGGCAGAAACATCCTGATTCCTATCTAGATCACCCATTTCCGAGCCAGAAAATGAATCCACCATCTGAAAACATCATCCTGGTAACCCGAGAATCCACCGGAATAGCACACATAACCTTAAACAGGCCTAATTCCCTAAATGCACTAAACAAACCCATGTTGACTCGCTTGGCACAAGCCTTCAGGTCACTTGACGCAGATGACACAGTTATGGTCATAATACTGTCGGGTTCAGGGCGAGCCTTCTGCTCAGGGATTGATCTGACAGCTGCTGAGGAAGTGTTCAAGGGAGCGGTTAAGGATACAGAGGTTGACGCCATTGTTCAGAtggagcggtgtaggaagcctaTTGTAGGGGCTGTCTCTGGTTTCGCTGCCACTGCTGGATTTGAGCTTGCTCTTGGCTGTGACATTCTTGTTGCTTCAATAGGAACTATTTTCATTGATTCTCATGCAAggtaatattttaattaatttggcaTTTTGATTGATTTTAACATTCCATAATTTGGCATTTTGATTGATTTGAGCTTGCTCTTGGCTGTGACATTCTTTGGTTATGAATTATaatgaaataaatcaaaatggctcactaaagggGCCGTgtttctttcttttgtgaagtagcggtccttcgatgcaattctcgacgcaattttcatcttgggtcattcggaaacagcctctttgtgttgctaacacaagggtaaggctgcgtacatccgaccccctcttaccccgcaatttgcaggAACCATTGAGGCactagggtaatgttgttgttgttggcatTTTGATTTTAAGTTATGTTGATCAGGGTTGaaattttatgttaaaattaagaAATCAATTGCCTTTCTTATCGATTAAATAAATAAGTTGGACTTTATTGACTGTCAGTCTTGCTGAATGTTGTTAAAGAATATATCGACTGATTGTTGGTCGAGTAAAAAAGGTAATTGACCCTTtaactttgtttaattttataCAAAATTGTTGTTATTCACCTCTTTAACTAAATTTCATATTTGAAGTTTGTAATTTGTATTCCGTGTTTGATATCAATGAATTTCATACTATCGCGTATATATCTCCTGCAGACTTGGTATATTCCCATCATGGGGACTGTCACAAAAGCTTTCTCAGATCATAGGACCGAATAAAGCTCGTGAACTCGCGTTTACTGGGGTTCCTTTGACTGCCGAAGAAGGTGAAAAGTTAGGACTTGTAAATCATCTAGTCGAAGCAGGGGAACTAATGACTAAAGCACAAGAAATCGCGGAGGCTATCATAAAGAATAATAAAGACCTTGTCTTAGGATACAAAGCCATCATCAATGACGGTTTGAAGCTCAGTTTAGGCGATGGATTAGCACTCG
Protein-coding sequences here:
- the LOC141622250 gene encoding putative enoyl-CoA hydratase 1, peroxisomal → MNPPSENIILVTRESTGIAHITLNRPNSLNALNKPMLTRLAQAFRSLDADDTVMVIILSGSGRAFCSGIDLTAAEEVFKGAVKDTEVDAIVQMERCRKPIVGAVSGFAATAGFELALGCDILVASIGTIFIDSHARLGIFPSWGLSQKLSQIIGPNKARELAFTGVPLTAEEGEKLGLVNHLVEAGELMTKAQEIAEAIIKNNKDLVLGYKAIINDGLKLSLGDGLALEKGIAHKHYQEMPSEKFRKLQEFIAGRKVGNSKL
- the LOC141618701 gene encoding protein ABA AND ROS SENSITIVE 1 isoform X2, which encodes MADRDRKKALFRAKLNERQQQKRIDSPLVRYNEQDKPVCRVCEFVLKSDSDWIPHQASRKHREAVNNIKAIASRKTAENSTKSETPSELPKPRGDDYQKYNGDKTSMSSEVKMSRPASALPAGFFDNQDTKRQKVAQVEQVSASRTAVSSKLSSINQTQPTSTTENVTADTRIKETKVALPPAEGSLGNKATDIPTPDSETKQTKGAIPEGFFDNKDADLRARGIEPVKPNVKDEYKEFEKLIQEDLMEVDNRFEEEEIDAAEQIEEEETREQRALIERLEKYKSIKMELIAARSRKADRASDISQSKSVQEDESSSEDDDEDDRSFAVDWRAKHI
- the LOC141618701 gene encoding protein ABA AND ROS SENSITIVE 1 isoform X1 — translated: MADRDRKKALFRAKLNERQQQKRIDSPLVRYNEQDKPVCRVCEFVLKSDSDWIPHQASRKHREAVNNIKAIASRKTAENSTKSETPSELPKPRGDDYQKYNGDKTSMSSEVKMSRPASALPAGFFDNQDTKRQKVGSAQVEQVSASRTAVSSKLSSINQTQPTSTTENVTADTRIKETKVALPPAEGSLGNKATDIPTPDSETKQTKGAIPEGFFDNKDADLRARGIEPVKPNVKDEYKEFEKLIQEDLMEVDNRFEEEEIDAAEQIEEEETREQRALIERLEKYKSIKMELIAARSRKADRASDISQSKSVQEDESSSEDDDEDDRSFAVDWRAKHI